A window of Cryptomeria japonica chromosome 3, Sugi_1.0, whole genome shotgun sequence contains these coding sequences:
- the LOC131075436 gene encoding F-box/kelch-repeat protein At1g80440-like, whose amino-acid sequence MEIIPGLPNEISRECFLRVPWTSHYKLISVCKTWGNIVRSPLFYKNRKKCGASQELIILKVRVGIRFPIIIYDPLKRSFQTLPPLPFGFQYIKFAHCVSVNHKLVVMGFLDKQQLAYKLIFVYDFCSGTWKRGADLPDSRCLFGCSVDSAKELIYIAGGCDKNDEILFTAAVYNVEEDMWEYLPPLIWGDNACHSAFVDNKLYVMKRHINGGSVQCYDPNTRIWRDMSNVNAFANHNFRFGFMHPPLPAFGRLLCFCGGNVIEFDYVEHQFHLVGTHCPRFLTVEGMTMWRGQIVICGRITGGDIAFYLFEPLRVGEHGQVGKEESWTLFSVWNSIEIGDLANCCGTWTL is encoded by the exons ATGGAAATCATTCCTGGTCTTCCAAATGAAATTAGCAGAGAGTGCTTCTTGAGGGTGCCGTGGACTTCGCACTACAAGCTAATATCTGTTTGTAAAACCTGGGGAAATATTGTAAGAAGCCCACTCTTCTATAAGAATAGAAAGAAATGTGGTGCAAGCCAGGAATTGATTATACTAAAAGTGCGTGTTGGAATTCGTTTCCCAATAATTATCTACGACCCTCTCAAAAGATCTTTTCAAACCTTGCCCCCACTTCCTTTTGGGTTTCAATATATAAAGTTTGCTCATTGTGTTTCTGTTAATCACAAACTGGTCGTAATGGGGTTTCTCGACAAACAACAGCTAGCTTATAAACTCATCTTCGTCTATGATTTTTGTTCTG GTACATGGAAGCGAGGTGCTGACCTTCCTGATAGCAGATGTCTTTTTGGTTGTTCAGTGGACTCAGCTAAAGAACTAATCTACATTGCTGGAGGTTGTGACAAgaatgatgagattttgtttaCAGCAGCAGTTTATAATGTAGAGGAAGACATGTGGGAATATCTTCCTCCCTTGATTTGGGGCGACAATGCCTGCCACAGTGCATTTGTTGATAACAAGTTATATGTGATGAAACGACATATTAATGGAGGGTCTGTACAATGTTATGATCCCAACACACGAATATGGAGAGACATGAGCAATGTTAATGCCTTTGCTAATCATAATTTCAGATTTGGATTTATGCATCCACCTTTACCTGCATTCGGACGTTTATTATGTTTTTGCGGTGGAAATGTTATAGAGTTTGATTATGTGGAACATCAATTCCATTTAGTAGGAACACATTGTCCTCGCTTCCTCACAGTTGAAGGTATGACAATGTGGCGTGGCCAGATAGTTATATGCGGAAGAATTACGGGAGGTGACATAGCATTTTATCTTTTTGAGCCTCTCAGAGTTGGAGAGCATGGACAAGTGGGAAAAGAAGAGAGCTGGACTCTCTTCAGCGTTTGGAATTCTATAGAAATCGGAGATCTTGCCAATTGTTGTGGAACATGGACATTGTGA